The following proteins come from a genomic window of Pichia kudriavzevii chromosome 1, complete sequence:
- a CDS encoding uncharacterized protein (PKUD0A06990) gives MHHVTSDIVADIAKYTNSNKNHARPPIAILRKIILLLEDPQFQPQNLEITTFITDTYKDYIDNDQVRLLVYLILDTYDPGTSLTLICEPQFLNLLVNQSLNGDFHAMKTLLSTSHNTHIIGTFDSSITKTLYDYWSHLPIEKHTIYTIHMGVTFTPTIPSKTVIEQLLSILQSSNDRLLVSPICESIMSLSPKVDLKPLLNVHHVSKLLPCLLQSKDLEHQFRISSILSLLSHFDTTINGNFANDILTCVSTLLKSENVLVFLNTVKCMISILSCSGIAHEKYLLQILKSFDSIYKGIQGKEHPRMLYFLALRNLIIFMLKYKDTFLSNAEIGNALLSLVKTYSMVDPLIDSELYIIDTKLEIIYLLTKHGIFGDHKETFDILLKLVRSSNSEISYKSIRTIGNLLVNFPQIYTSQLLDSLVVFTSHIHRLALSISLSELDNASLISTYLDQLLEQPDPIIRPDFRTDDIVAFLVLLGKSKSHIDTLLSVYKDLQVRVFANSDEKVYIYDAFISSLIYSYTNNSLSHGKDILEIMKHIYNDHKLPLYVRKKVSFHTRLLTMGHTLPELPPHEHTMSEFDPSELTPDMGTLASVYLRPVRSIFRHV, from the coding sequence ATGCACCACGTGACATCAGACATTGTTGCCGACATTGCCAAATACACGAATTCTAACAAGAACCATGCTAGGCCACCGATTGCAATACTACGCAAGATCATCCTCCTTCTGGAAGATCCACAGTTTCAACCGCAGAACTTGGAGATCACCACCTTCATTACTGATACATATAAGGACTACATTGATAATGACCAGGTCCGGCTCTTAGTCTATCTTATACTGGATACGTACGATCCAGGAACTTCTCTGACTCTAATCTGCGAGCCTCAGTTTTTGAACCTACTTGTTAATCAGTCTCTCAATGGCGACTTTCACGCAATGAAGACACTTCTTAGCACATCTCACAATACCCATATAATTGGAACGTTCGATTCCTCTATCACCAAGACCCTCTACGACTACTGGAGCCACTTACCAATAGAGAAACACACCATATATACTATACATATGGGTGTCACCTTCACACCTACTATTCCTTCGAAAACAGTCATTGAACAACTACTATCCATTCTACAGTCGTCCAATGATAGATTGCTGGTTTCCCCCATATGCGAGTCGATCATGTCGCTATCACCAAAAGTAGACCTTAAACCATTACTGAATGTTCATCACGTCTCTAAACTGCTACCTTGTCTTCTCCAATCCAAAGATCTCGAGCACCAGTTTCGCATATCATCAATACTGTCGCTTTTGTCTCATTTCGACACCACAATCAATGGTAATTTTGCCAATGATATACTCACATGTGTTTCCACACTCCTCAAGTCAGAAAACGTTCTTGTTTTCCTAAACACCGTCAAGTGTATGATCTCCATTTTGTCTTGTTCCGGCATTGCACATGAGAAATATCTCCTacaaatattgaaaagttttgataGTATCTACAAGGGAATACAGGGTAAGGAACATCCTCGAATGCTCTATTTTCTAGCGTTGCGTAACCTGATCATTTTTATGCTCAAGTACAAAGACACGTTTCTTTCTAATGCGGAAATTGGAAACGCTCTTCTGTCACTAGTTAAAACATACAGTATGGTTGATCCATTGATAGATTCCGAGCTCTATATTATTGATACAAAGCTCGAAATCATCTACCTCCTTACCAAGCACGGGATCTTTGGTGACCATAAGGAAACATTCGATATTCTGCTGAAACTAGTCAGATCGTCAAACAGTGAGATATCATATAAGTCCATTCGAACAATTGGGAACTTATTGGTGAACTTTCCCCAAATTTATACGTCCCAACTACTGGATTCTCTTGTTGTGTTCACCTCCCACATACACCGGCTTGCATTAAGTATCTCTTTAAGTGAACTTGACAACGCGTCGCTGATAAGTACTTATCTGGACCAACTCCTGGAACAGCCAGACCCTATAATTAGGCCTGACTTCCGAACAGACGATATAGTCGCCTTCCTTGTTCTCCTGGGGAAATCAAAGTCACACATCGACACGCTGTTGTCGGTATACAAAGATCTCCAAGTGAGAGTCTTTGCTAACTCCGACGAAAAGGTTTATATCTACGACGCATTCATTAGCAGTCTCATCTATTCATATACTAATAACTCACTCTCACACGGGAAGGACATCCTCGAAATCATGAAACACATATACAATGACCACAAACTCCCACTCTACGTTAGAAAGAAAGTATCATTTCACACGAGACTCCTCACAATGGGTCACACTCTCCCAGAGCTACCCCCACACGAGCACACCATGTCTGAATTCGACCCGAGCGAACTCACCCCTGATATGGGCACCCTGGCCAGTGTGTACTTACGTCCAGTGCGTTCAATCTTCCGCCACGTTTAA
- a CDS encoding uncharacterized protein (PKUD0A07000; similar to Saccharomyces cerevisiae YJL016W; ancestral locus Anc_5.164) → MLVFPSCELQGFFLFGGDTLMHFRLWGSCPNTITDTHTHTHTESMSIRKFFRRKEKASKAKAATPQTQSPQTVHAVPKPREFHVANNNSASTPSQQSQSQSQSQSQSRLPPQLPSTGAPIPEELLPVITLINHQQTRKYYSGSALYSEDAQNWNEAAFDLVGNDISIHSDLEDPIIINICDCEVSLDSQNPLLFSISITNKSVIFFQLHSEHEVPSFYSAILLCKFEYQHLQQAYTGALLSSQAIHYSDIKTLLSPNNKNIKEEWCVVRFPFLNDKWVRCLVVVKPNNKVEIYSSSSKTKKCLLATINNGISTYTIYPNDPSQILNNSLLRVYAHTYINESLLNSILNDDTKSSLNTDSIISKPKSKSRSRANSFTITKRLSSLSLRSQDSAPLSSTPSGTPSIISRSNSRSNSRNHRRLLSVDTSLSIDTTVSDSSFSNSKVPKKLHKKSILKTHLVYLIPESHPSVKPCEIMLRLLIPLLNSFTLYGRPAKFISSKTDKNSLLFGLPQLPNTYYLSTSSAEQLVRLNMDNAKRENWTSSDWILILKELLGKLMENGWTGGSYVGDLGALNVNLPANRGNDNRLPSYDPMEDFIDRSSTATSVLA, encoded by the coding sequence ATGCTCGTTTTCCCATCTTGTGAACTTcaaggtttttttttgtttggagGAGACACTTTGATGCATTTCCGTCTCTGGGGCTCTTGTCCAAACACAATTACCgatacacacacacacacacacacagAGTCAATGTCCATCCGGAAGTTCTTTAGGAGAAAGGAGAAGGCGTCCAAGGCCAAGGCCGCTACACCACAGACCCAGTCGCCGCAGACAGTCCATGCCGTTCCGAAACCAAGAGAATTCCATGTGGCTAATAATAACTCCGCCTCCACTCCTTCTCAACAATCGCAATCACAATCGCAATCACAATCACAATCACGGCTACCACCACAGTTACCATCAACCGGTGCCCCCATTCCAGAAGAGTTGCTTCCAGTTATAACGTTGATCAACCACCAACAGACAAGAAAATACTACTCTGGTTCCGCCCTGTACTCGGAAGACGCCCAGAATTGGAACGAAGCCGCATTCGACCTGGTGGGTAACGATATCTCCATCCATTCTGATTTGGAGGACCcaatcatcatcaacatttgCGATTGCGAAGTCTCTCTGGACAGTCAGAACCCTCTCTTGTTCTCCATTTCAATCACCAACAAGTCGGTCATTTTCTTCCAGCTGCACTCGGAGCATGAAGTCCCCTCCTTCTATTCGGCGATCTTGTTATGTAAATTCGAGTACCAGCATTTGCAACAGGCTTATACGGGCGCTTTGCTGTCTTCCCAGGCAATCCACTATAGTGATATCAAAACCCTCCTATCgccaaacaacaaaaacataaaGGAAGAATGGTGTGTTGTTCGCTTCCCCTTTTTAAACGATAAATGGGTCAGATGTCTCGTCGTTGTTAAGCCAAACAATAAGGTGGAAATCtactcttcttcttcaaaaacgaaaaaatgCCTATTGGCCACTATAAATAACGGAATTTCAACATACACCATTTACCCTAACGACCCCTCTCAGATTCTTAACAACTCTCTCTTGCGAGTTTATGCACACACCTACATCAACGAATCCCTACTCAATTCAATCTTGAATGACGATACAAAGAGCTCTCTCAATACAGACTCGATTATCTctaaaccaaaatcaaagagtAGAAGCAGGGCAAATTCCTTCACTATCACAAAGAGATTatcttctctctctctgAGGTCGCAAGATTCAGCTCCATTGTCCTCAACTCCATCAGGAACACCTTCGATCATCTCTAGAAGTAACTCTAGAAGTAATTCCAGAAACCACCGTAGACTACTATCAGTCGATACCTCCTTATCAATCGACACAACAGTCTCCGACTCTTCATTCAGTAACTCAAAAGTCCCAAAAAAACTACACAAGAAATCTATCTTGAAAACTCACTTGGTTTACCTGATCCCGGAATCCCACCCCAGTGTCAAACCATGCGAAATCATGTTACGCTTGCTGATCCCCCTGTTGAACTCCTTCACTCTTTATGGACGTCCAGCAAAGTTCATTTCTTCGAAAACCGACAAGAATTCACTACTTTTCGGTTTACCGCAATTACCAAACACTTACTATTTGTCCACCAGCTCTGCAGAACAATTGGTCAGGTTGAACATGGATAACgcaaagagagaaaacTGGACATCCTCAGATTGGATTCTCATACTCAAGGAATTGCTGGGTAAACTCATGGAAAATGGTTGGACCGGAGGTTCCTACGTGGGGGATTTAGGTGCTCTCAACGTCAACCTACCAGCTAACAGAGGTAATGATAATCGTTTGCCGTCTTATGATCCAATGGAAGATTTCATTGATAGATCTTCAACGGCAACTTCTGTACTTGCATGA
- a CDS encoding uncharacterized protein (PKUD0A07010; similar to Saccharomyces cerevisiae YJL024C (APS3); ancestral locus Anc_5.187) has protein sequence MIHAILVFNNDGRPRLVRFYNDTPLAKQQSLLRQVHALVSKRSPTDSCMLHLEDAHVVYRHYATLYFALLVDEHESPLAMLDLIQVFVQTLNACFADVCELDVVFHWEVVAIALGEMIEAGMVVETSLPKITAAVDLMNGR, from the coding sequence ATGATACACGCCATTCTTGTCTTTAACAACGATGGCCGTCCGAGACTTGTGCGGTTCTACAACGACACGCCGCTTGCCAAACAGCAATCACTGCTTCGACAAGTACATGCTCTTGTCTCCAAGAGGAGTCCGACAGACTCCTGCATGCTTCATTTGGAGGACGCCCATGTTGTCTACAGACACTATGCAACGCTATACTTTGCGCTCCTTGTAGACGAACACGAATCTCCCTTGGCAATGCTTGACCTCATCCAAGTGTTTGTGCAGACACTCAATGCGTGTTTTGCCGACGTGTGTGAACTGGACGTTGTTTTCCACTGGGAGGTTGTTGCCATAGCTCTTGGCGAAATGATAGAGGCCGGGATGGTTGTGGAGACCTCCTTGCCCAAAATAACGGCTGCTGTGGACTTGATGAATGGGCGATAG
- a CDS encoding uncharacterized protein (PKUD0A07020; similar to Saccharomyces cerevisiae YGR174C (CBP4); ancestral locus Anc_5.186), which yields MLRASIIYGGGIVGLGVLLFKFTVPTEEQLLQEMTPERRAHVERNRAIRQEEQRLVMEIARETANSNEPVWKTGKLYNPWEGTGNKLLVDSVKVQREEARVRQQEKLNSLRDMEQELKK from the coding sequence ATGTTGAGAGCAAGCATTATATACGGCGGCGGCATTGTTGGACTCGGTGTTCTCCTCTTCAAGTTCACCGTCCCCACGGAGGAACAGCTCCTCCAGGAAATGACGCCCGAGAGACGTGCACACGTTGAACGGAACCGTGCGATTCGCCAGGAGGAACAGCGTCTCGTTATGGAGATAGCCAGGGAGACCGCCAACAGCAACGAGCCCGTATGGAAGACGGGGAAGCTGTACAACCCATGGGAGGGGACGGGGAACAAGCTGCTCGTGGACTCAGTGAAGGTGCAAAGAGAGGAGGCCCGTGTTAGGCAGCAGGAGAAACTCAACTCTCTCCGTGATATGGAGCAggagttgaagaagtag